A section of the Sphingomonas sp. LT1P40 genome encodes:
- a CDS encoding malate synthase G, producing MTAYQTRAGLSVAEPLARFVEERVLPDLDIAAEAFWSDASAIFEKFAGENRGLLAKRDMLQEQIDVWCMDDPARASDPAAQEAFLKSIDYLVAEPDEFAVTTEHVDAEVATMAGPQLVVPALNARFVLNAANARWGSLYDALYGTDALPGNATPGGYDAARGAQVIAAAKAFLDEAVPLTGMKWTDFAGGDLPLADPAQLVGTRGETLLFVHNGLHIEVVIDRSHIIGRGDPAGIADVVLESALTAIVDLEDSIAAVDAEDKVAAYANWLGLMRGDLTETFEKGGKTLTRELAADRVYQRPHASDLTLPGRSLLFVRNVGHLMTTPAVMIEGGEAPEGILDAIMTSLIALYDLRGLGTHRNSRAGSVYIVKPKMHGPQEAGFTNRLFDAVEDMLGLDRHTIKVGVMDEERRTSANLAACIKAVKGRIAFINTGFLDRTGDEIHTSMRAGPMVPKAEMKASSWIKAYEDRNVRIGLKHGLSGKAQIGKGMWAAPDRMAEMIEVKIGHPMSGANTAWVPSPTAATLHAMHYHKVDVFARQREIAGEAVPPLGPLLTIPVAQAGRNWTPDEVARELDNNAQGILGYVVRWIDQGVGCSKVPDIHDIGLMEDRATLRISSQHMANWLLHGVATEDDIDAALVRMAAKVDAQNEGDPLYQPMAGNENTSLAYHAARSLVFEGSAQPNGYTEPLLHRFRAEAKARG from the coding sequence ATGACTGCTTATCAGACTCGCGCCGGACTTTCGGTGGCCGAGCCGCTTGCGCGCTTCGTCGAGGAACGGGTGCTGCCCGATCTGGACATCGCGGCCGAGGCGTTCTGGAGCGACGCATCGGCGATCTTCGAGAAATTTGCGGGTGAGAATCGCGGGCTGCTGGCGAAGCGCGACATGCTGCAGGAGCAGATCGATGTCTGGTGCATGGACGATCCGGCGCGGGCGAGCGATCCGGCGGCGCAGGAAGCGTTCCTGAAATCGATCGACTATCTGGTTGCCGAGCCGGACGAGTTTGCAGTGACGACGGAACATGTCGATGCCGAAGTTGCGACGATGGCGGGGCCGCAACTCGTCGTTCCCGCGCTGAATGCCCGATTTGTCCTCAACGCCGCCAATGCGCGATGGGGAAGTTTGTATGACGCGCTCTATGGCACCGATGCGCTGCCGGGAAATGCGACACCGGGCGGTTATGACGCAGCGCGCGGCGCACAGGTAATCGCCGCGGCGAAAGCGTTTCTGGATGAGGCCGTACCGCTGACGGGCATGAAGTGGACGGACTTTGCGGGCGGCGACCTGCCATTGGCCGATCCGGCGCAGCTGGTGGGGACGCGCGGCGAAACGTTGTTGTTCGTGCACAACGGCCTGCATATCGAAGTGGTGATCGACCGCAGCCACATCATCGGGCGCGGCGATCCGGCCGGGATTGCCGATGTCGTGCTGGAAAGTGCGCTGACCGCGATCGTCGATCTGGAGGATTCGATCGCGGCGGTCGATGCCGAGGACAAGGTCGCGGCCTATGCCAATTGGCTGGGGCTGATGCGCGGCGATTTGACCGAGACGTTCGAGAAGGGCGGCAAGACGCTGACTCGCGAACTGGCGGCGGACCGTGTGTATCAGCGGCCACACGCCAGCGATCTGACCTTGCCCGGTCGTTCGCTGCTGTTCGTGCGCAATGTCGGGCATCTGATGACCACGCCAGCGGTGATGATCGAAGGCGGTGAAGCGCCAGAAGGCATCCTCGACGCGATCATGACCAGCCTTATCGCATTGTATGACCTGCGCGGCCTGGGGACGCATCGCAACAGCCGTGCGGGCAGCGTCTATATCGTGAAGCCGAAGATGCACGGGCCGCAGGAGGCTGGGTTCACCAACCGGCTGTTCGACGCGGTGGAGGATATGCTGGGCCTCGACCGCCACACGATCAAGGTCGGGGTGATGGATGAGGAGCGGCGGACCTCCGCCAACCTCGCCGCGTGCATCAAGGCCGTGAAAGGGCGGATCGCGTTCATCAACACTGGCTTCCTCGACCGCACCGGCGACGAGATCCATACATCGATGCGCGCCGGGCCGATGGTGCCCAAGGCGGAGATGAAGGCGTCGAGCTGGATCAAGGCGTATGAGGATCGCAATGTTCGCATCGGGCTGAAGCACGGGCTGTCGGGCAAGGCGCAGATCGGCAAGGGGATGTGGGCGGCACCCGACCGGATGGCGGAGATGATCGAGGTGAAGATCGGCCATCCGATGAGCGGCGCGAATACCGCGTGGGTGCCTTCGCCGACCGCCGCGACGCTGCACGCGATGCATTATCACAAGGTCGATGTGTTCGCGCGGCAGCGGGAGATTGCCGGGGAGGCGGTGCCGCCACTCGGGCCATTGCTGACGATCCCGGTGGCACAGGCGGGGCGCAACTGGACGCCGGATGAGGTCGCGCGCGAGCTGGATAACAACGCGCAGGGCATCCTTGGCTATGTCGTTCGCTGGATCGATCAGGGCGTCGGTTGTTCCAAGGTGCCGGATATCCACGATATCGGCCTGATGGAGGATCGCGCGACGTTGCGCATCAGCTCGCAGCATATGGCCAACTGGCTGCTGCACGGGGTTGCGACCGAGGACGATATCGATGCGGCGCTCGTGCGAATGGCAGCGAAGGTCGATGCGCAGAATGAAGGCGATCCGCTATATCAGCCGATGGCGGGGAACGAGAACACCAGCCTGGCGTATCACGCCGCCCGCTCGCTGGTGTTCGAGGGGTCGGCGCAGCCCAATGGCTATACCGAGCCGCTGTTGCACCGGTTCCGCGCCGAGGCGAAGG